The Phaeocystidibacter marisrubri genomic interval ACACAATTGGTGGCGCAAACACCAATCCAGACGCGGGGAATCAGTACATGGAGTGGGGAGACGGTCATTGTATCCACACGGATGAAAGGCTTCAAGACAAAGCCCAGTACGGAGTAGTTCCAAACTTAGGTAGGGTTTATAAACTCCGCTTGTTGGAGGGAATTCCAGATCCGCTCGACATTCACCTCAACTATGCTATGAATGGGGACGTCATCGATTTTCAAATTTTGGATTCGCCTACGAACCTGACCATTTCCACCTCAGGCTATTCCTCAAAGAGTTCCGAGGCAGCTGTGTGGACTTCAAGTACAAATGCATATCACTGGAATGCGACCACCAAAACGCTTTCTGTACGGATGATTGCAGCAAACGCAGCAGGAACCTCCCCGGAGTTGAAAATGACGGCCACGGCAAAAGTCCAAATTAATGGAGGCAATTTGGCTCCTTTGAATTCACGGGACTCTCGCCCATTTGGAGGAACGCACAGAACACCAGATACCAAGGTTGAAGCCGAGTGGTTTGATTACGGCGGTCAGGATGTAGCGTACTACAAAACCTTGCCTCCAGAGATGATTTACTTCTTCACTCAATTCCCTGATCCCAATGATCAACCAGAGAACCTTAGATCATTGAGCTACGGAAGAAAAGGTGAGTTGTTGAGGTTGTACCCAATAGCAACCGGTGAGTTCGCTGTGAAGGATATTGACGACCAAGAATACATCCGTTACACCTTTCAAAGTGCAAATACATTTACTGCAGATTTCAACTTAGAATATGCATTGGTCAATGCAGGTGAGATTGAGGTATTCGTGAACGGCGTTTCCGCCTGGGGAGCTCCAGTTTCACTTGCAGCTTCGGGCGGAGCAACCACTTTTACCAACGTGATTCTGCAACCCATAACGTTACAACCCGGGATTAATGTGGTAGAGATCAAATCGCACTGTGACGATCTTTCCATCGACTGGTTTAGCATTGGAGATCCAAACGTGGTAAGTGCCCCTGCACCTATTTGTAAGGCAAGTCCAACAACCTCTATTGCTGAAGAAGTAGATTTGGGATTGTCGGTCTATCCGAATCCTTCAGATGGAATAGTGAACATTCATTTCGACGCTCAAGCAGAGGAGAGTTTGTTGCAAGTTGCCGATTTACAGGGGAGAGTATTGATGAATGAATGGATCGATTCCGATGTTCAATTAAACACTCAAAACTTTGTGACTGGAACGTATATCATTACACTGACCAATCCAAATGGGGAACAACAGCGAGAAATACTGTTGATCAAATAAGTCCTAAAAACAAAAGCCCCCATTCAACATGGGGGCTTTTCAATTATCTGAAGGAGATTTATTCTATAGCGGGTAGAATCTTACAGCTCACTTCTCCAAAACCGATGCGAGTGGTTCCGTTATTACAGTAACCACGCATAATCACGGTGTCGTTGTCTTCAATAAAAGTTCTTTCGCCACCGCCGTTCATAGGAATAGGCTTGGTTGCATTCCAAGCTAGCTCTAGCATCGATCCGTAGCTATCTGGTGTTGGTCCAGAAATGGTGCCTGACCCCATCAAATCACCTGGATTGATTTTACAGCCGTTCACCGTGTGGTGAGCCAATTGCTGAGCCATACTCCAGTACATGTACTTGAAGTTGGAATTCGAAACAACAGTTTCCTCTTGGTCTTCAGGTTGAATAGCCACAGAGATGTTGATATCGAACGCTCCGTCTTTTTCTGTTTTCAAGTAATCGAGAACTTCAACTTCTTGTTTAGGACCTTCGCAACGATAAGGCTCAAGTGCATCCATGGTTACCACCCAAGGACTAATACTCGATCCAAAGTTTTTGGCGAGGAATGGTCCGAGTGGAACGTACTCCCAAGTTTGAAGATCACGCGCACTCCAGTCGTTGAACAACACCATACCAAAGATGTATTCTTCAGCTTCTTCTGTGCTGATGCGTTGTCCCATGGCTTTACCTTCACCCGTGATAAAGGCCATTTCCAATTCGAAGTCAACGCGAACCGATGGTCCAAATACGGGTTTGTCGGCATCCTTTGGCTTGCGCTGTCCCATTGGGCGATGGATAGGCTCACCCGAGATCACAATAGTGCTAGATCTTCCGTGGTAACCTACCGGCAGGTGAAGCCAGTTTGGTAGTAAGGCGTTGTCTGGATCGCGAAACATGGTGCCCACATTGGTGGCGTGCTCGCGAGAACTGTAGAAGTCGGTGTAATCTTGTGAAAAGATCGGCATCAACATCTGAACTTTGTCCGCTGGGAAGAGAATTCGTGCCTTGTGCTCTTCGTTGTCGCGCAATTCAGCATTGTTTTCGTCGAAGATTTTAGCAATTCTATCGCGAACTTGGCGGTTAATACCACGACCAAGTGCGATGAAATCGTTCAATGTGTCTTGTAGAAAAACGTCGTCAGATATCTCAATATCCTTGAAATATCCCAACTGCTGCATGGCCGACAAGTCGATGGCTGTATCGCCAATTCTCGTGCCTGTAGTGATAATGTCATCCTCTGGAATAAACACCCCAAACGGGATATTTTGGATGGGGAAGTCTGAACCTTCATCAACTTTGATCCAACTGCGTCGATTAGGGTCGTTCGCTTTGATCATTTTCCTGTATTTTTGAGCGTTTTCTGACCGATTTGATGCAAGATTACAACATAATATGGAAAGAGATACCACCATTTTCGAGCTCATTGCAGAAGAGCGTGAGCGCCAGACAGAAGGATTAGAGCTTATAGCCTCTGAAAACTTCGTTTCAGACCAGGTGATGGAAGCCATGGGATCTGTATTGACTAACAAATATGCTGAAGGTTATCCAGGTAAGCGCTACTACGGTGGTTGTGAAGTGGTTGACAAAGTTGAAGACGTGGCTCGCGATCGTGCAAAAGCACTTTTTGGAGCTGAGTACGTAAACGTTCAACCACATTCAGGTTCGCAAGCAAATGCAGCAGTTTACTTGGCTGTATTGAAACCAGGCGATAAAATCATGGGATTCGACCTTTCACACGGAGGTCACCTCACGCATGGTTCTCCTGTAAACTTTAGTGGAAAGACCTATCAAACGTGTTTCTACGGGGTGAAGAAAGAAACGGGAATCATTGATTACGACATGGTTCGCGAAGTGGCTCATGCAGAGAAGCCTCAGCTCATTATTTGCGGTGCGTCGGCCTATTCTAGAGATATCGACTACGCAACATTCCGCGAAATTGCTGATGAGGTGGGAGCTTTCCTTCTTGCTGATGTGAGTCACCCTGCAGGATTAATTGCGAAAGGAATTTTGAACGAT includes:
- the fahA gene encoding fumarylacetoacetase — encoded protein: MIKANDPNRRSWIKVDEGSDFPIQNIPFGVFIPEDDIITTGTRIGDTAIDLSAMQQLGYFKDIEISDDVFLQDTLNDFIALGRGINRQVRDRIAKIFDENNAELRDNEEHKARILFPADKVQMLMPIFSQDYTDFYSSREHATNVGTMFRDPDNALLPNWLHLPVGYHGRSSTIVISGEPIHRPMGQRKPKDADKPVFGPSVRVDFELEMAFITGEGKAMGQRISTEEAEEYIFGMVLFNDWSARDLQTWEYVPLGPFLAKNFGSSISPWVVTMDALEPYRCEGPKQEVEVLDYLKTEKDGAFDINISVAIQPEDQEETVVSNSNFKYMYWSMAQQLAHHTVNGCKINPGDLMGSGTISGPTPDSYGSMLELAWNATKPIPMNGGGERTFIEDNDTVIMRGYCNNGTTRIGFGEVSCKILPAIE